A stretch of Cellulosilyticum sp. I15G10I2 DNA encodes these proteins:
- the cmk gene encoding (d)CMP kinase, translated as MKKISIAIDGPAGAGKSTIAKVLAKRIGCIYIDTGAMYRAVGLYCIQNNIDYYDEKAVNSVISELQIDIYAQDNQQAIYLNGRDISREIRTDEVAAAASKVATYKEVRTALVRQQRQMQSEKSVVMDGRDIGTVVMPDATLKVFLTASVVERAKRRFEEYHNKGVNVTLEELTQEIIERDYQDSNREISPLKKADDAVEIDTTLLGIDEIVDKIMSFIIEH; from the coding sequence ATGAAAAAGATTTCAATTGCTATTGATGGCCCTGCTGGAGCAGGAAAAAGTACTATAGCTAAAGTACTAGCTAAAAGAATAGGATGTATTTATATTGATACGGGAGCCATGTATAGAGCAGTGGGCTTATATTGTATCCAAAATAATATTGACTATTATGATGAAAAGGCAGTAAATAGTGTGATTAGTGAGCTGCAAATAGATATTTATGCACAAGATAATCAGCAGGCAATTTATTTAAATGGCAGAGATATCAGTAGGGAGATTAGAACAGATGAAGTTGCAGCAGCAGCATCTAAAGTAGCTACTTATAAAGAGGTAAGAACTGCTCTAGTTAGGCAACAACGGCAAATGCAAAGCGAAAAATCAGTTGTAATGGATGGTAGAGATATAGGAACTGTTGTAATGCCAGATGCTACGCTTAAGGTTTTCCTTACAGCTTCTGTAGTTGAGAGGGCAAAAAGAAGGTTTGAGGAGTATCACAATAAAGGGGTAAATGTTACGCTAGAAGAACTTACTCAAGAAATTATAGAGCGAGATTATCAGGATTCAAACCGGGAGATTTCGCCGCTCAAAAAAGCTGATGATGCCGTTGAAATTGATACAACTTTATTAGGAATAGATGAAATTGTAGATAAAATTATGAGCTTCATTATAGAACACTAA
- the ispH gene encoding 4-hydroxy-3-methylbut-2-enyl diphosphate reductase, whose translation MNIILAKTAGFCFGVKRAVDMAYKYQNTLNTYTFGPIIHNDVVINNLIEKGISPINQLEDKEVDTLIIRSHGVTPKVYQSAKEKNITLVDATCPYVKKIHRLVEEYFLKGYEIIIIGNKTHPEVEGINGWAHNKCFIVKDLADLIDLNLNKKVSKYLLVAQTTYKKEVVTPIIQYLEAEGYQHKYINTICNATKARQEEAVNIAQKAECMLVIGSPYSSNTLKLYEICKQYCEDSYCIAQAHELTHEMIYNCNVVGITAGASTPASVIEEVIQKLHQMNT comes from the coding sequence ATGAACATTATACTTGCAAAGACTGCTGGATTTTGTTTTGGTGTAAAAAGAGCTGTTGATATGGCATATAAGTATCAAAACACTTTAAACACCTATACATTTGGACCGATTATTCATAATGATGTAGTGATTAATAATCTTATAGAAAAGGGTATTAGCCCTATTAATCAGTTAGAGGATAAAGAGGTTGATACACTTATTATACGTTCTCATGGTGTTACCCCTAAGGTTTATCAATCAGCAAAAGAAAAGAATATTACATTAGTTGATGCAACTTGCCCTTATGTAAAAAAAATTCATAGATTAGTAGAAGAATATTTTCTTAAGGGATACGAGATTATTATTATAGGGAATAAAACACATCCGGAAGTTGAAGGAATTAATGGCTGGGCACATAATAAATGCTTTATTGTTAAGGATTTAGCAGATCTAATAGATTTAAATCTTAATAAAAAAGTGTCAAAATATTTACTTGTTGCACAAACGACTTATAAGAAAGAAGTAGTAACGCCCATCATACAATATCTTGAGGCAGAAGGGTACCAGCATAAGTATATTAATACTATATGTAATGCTACAAAAGCAAGGCAAGAAGAAGCAGTAAACATTGCACAAAAAGCAGAGTGTATGCTTGTGATAGGAAGCCCTTATAGTTCTAATACTTTAAAGTTATATGAAATTTGCAAACAGTATTGTGAAGACAGTTATTGCATTGCACAGGCACATGAACTCACTCATGAAATGATTTATAATTGCAATGTTGTTGGTATTACGGCAGGAGCTTCTACACCAGCATCTGTTATAGAGGAAGTTATTCAAAAACTTCATCAAATGAATACTTAG
- the aroH gene encoding chorismate mutase: MSMISIRGAITTDHNSKTEILQATKEMIEAIIDSNNLQIDQIIQILFSTTKDLDEVYPAVAAREMGLTAAALMCFQEMYVKGSLEKCIRVSILADAEGLNTHNVKHQYLRRAKCLRVDLMK; this comes from the coding sequence ATGAGTATGATAAGTATACGTGGAGCTATTACAACAGACCACAATTCAAAGACTGAGATTTTGCAAGCTACAAAAGAAATGATCGAAGCAATTATTGATTCCAACAATCTTCAAATAGATCAAATTATCCAAATTCTGTTTAGTACAACTAAAGATTTGGACGAAGTATATCCTGCTGTTGCAGCCAGGGAGATGGGACTTACTGCTGCTGCACTTATGTGCTTCCAAGAAATGTATGTAAAAGGTTCACTTGAAAAGTGTATACGTGTTTCAATATTGGCAGATGCCGAGGGTTTAAATACACATAATGTTAAACATCAGTACTTAAGACGTGCAAAATGTTTGCGTGTTGATTTAATGAAATAA